In Sparus aurata chromosome 5, fSpaAur1.1, whole genome shotgun sequence, the genomic window AGTTAGCACATATGTTGATCCTCGAGTCAGCTCCCCTGACCGAGGGCGCTGGCTAAAATCTGGAATTGGTCTCCGGGCACGAACGCGCCGCCCACTTCTCCCTCGAGATGCAGAGTACCAGTTTCACAATGTTGCATGATGTGTTTGAATAAACAACGAGTTCACTCTCTCAGAAGGATTCACTACGACTGGCAGGGACTAATGGCATTAAATTGGTGgaaatgtgcagaaaaaaacCTTCTGAAGCTCAAGAAGACTAAAATATTGCAGCTACTTTAACTTGTGTCACATCTTTTacaaagcaacttacaatacGTGCATTGAAGTGCCGCCCTGACATGATGCTCAGTGCAGATATTCAACAAGTCCTATTCTGGGTTCAGCCCTGAAAAATGAGCGTGGTAACGACCCGTGCtcacccaaaacaaaaaaatgcgtcgcatcctgtctgtctggagAAACAAACGGCTGGCACTGGGAGTTTACCACCAggttgtctgtctctctctaaaGGAAAGTTCAAACAATGTGAACACACCAATTcctgtgaataaaaaaatcccCAATGACTGGATTTACCAACATCGTGTCTCACTATATTGTTATGTGTGTTGACTGGACAGGAGAATGGGAAGAGCCGCCTGCAGCAGGCCCAGGAGGACGTGGAGGAGGTGACGATCATCATGGTTGACAACCTGAACAAGGCCGAAGAGAGATCCGGCAAACTGGACGACCTGGAGAACCGAGCCGACGACCTGCTGGAAAAGGTAACAAACACTCGCTCGCTGTGGAAGTTTCTGGTGAAAGAGCACACGGACTCTCTGTCCACAGGCGTCTAGGGATTAAAGCGAGGAAATGTCATATTGATGTCTATAAATACACCTTaggtggagctggagaggaaaacaaatgtACAATTTACATCCTGATTGTGTTTTATGGTGCTATTTTTAGAGAGGTATTTCCTATTGTTTTCCTAAGATGAATGAAAGGAGCTGGTCTCCCTGGGTACGACAGAGTGAGTCCAGGACGTGCCACGAGGCAAATGTCCATCCGGGGGTCAACAAGTGGGTCACGTCTTTCCCACATTTCCCCCCCTCCGTCTGCCTGGTGTTACATCACGCAGTTCTCAGAGAGGCGAAGAAGCAAAAACAGGCGGACGACACGACAAGAAGAGGAAGTGTTTATAGTGAAGTGTTTACAGTGTCGTGTCGTAAGAAGCTGCGAGGTGATGTTGAGTTTAGATTTTGCAGTGAGTCGGAATCCTTCTCAGAAGCAGAATCACATTTCCAGGTTAGACGTCACCATGTGTGTCTGGGCCAGCTaacgttaaagggatattccggtgtaagtttaatccatggtgtaaatcaccgtgaaactgtgttagactccctctcgagagatcaagttagcagaccgctaatttacggagttttatcaacctcagaaacgaccgcacgacaacaatacactgcagtaaatggatccaaataaaaaccgccaccaaaaagccacaaataatgctcagaacagcaccaaacttcagcaacagtacaaatagggtctcagcacatagtccgggggatctaacctccgctagcttagctggatttctactgaaaagctgactaaatttaccactcttctgcagcagcttcctgttgacgggaagtcccgacgagtcgattaccgagtgcagcagagttccgcggctcatggatgaaaatgtctgattatgactccatggaaaagcaatcaaagttcatatgtgtcttacctgccagtttataacagttattatcgagagcggacaggtaaaagaacagaattgagcatttctaaccgcactcggtaatcgtcgcgtcgggacttccccgacccggaagctgatggaggagagttgaaatctgtttttagctccacaatagaaatccagctaagctagcggaggttagatgccccggactatgtgctgagaccctatttgtactgttgctgaagtttggtgctgtactgagcattatttgtggctttttgatgg contains:
- the LOC115582399 gene encoding vesicle-associated membrane protein 5-like isoform X1: MTGQENGKSRLQQAQEDVEEVTIIMVDNLNKAEERSGKLDDLENRADDLLEKSKKFEKTANQVKQKKRWENKKMKVLFIGIGVVVAVIIIGLIIFASVGG